Proteins co-encoded in one Ponticoccus alexandrii genomic window:
- the uraH gene encoding hydroxyisourate hydrolase, which yields MSGYLTTHVLDTARGCPAEGIRIVLYRLAGDAREKLAETVTNDDGRTDAPILPADRFATGTYELVFFAGDYLRATGQAEGEVLFLDEVPIRFGMADVAAHYHVPLLLSAYGMSTYRGS from the coding sequence ATGAGCGGATATCTGACGACACACGTCCTTGATACGGCGCGCGGCTGCCCTGCGGAAGGCATCCGGATCGTGTTGTATCGCCTCGCGGGCGACGCGCGCGAAAAACTGGCAGAGACGGTGACGAATGACGACGGGCGGACGGACGCGCCGATCCTGCCGGCGGATCGCTTTGCCACCGGGACCTACGAGCTGGTGTTCTTCGCGGGCGACTACCTGCGCGCCACGGGTCAGGCCGAGGGCGAGGTGCTGTTCCTCGACGAGGTGCCGATCCGTTTCGGCATGGCGGATGTTGCGGCGCATTACCACGTGCCGCTGCTGCTGTCGGCCTACGGGATGAGCACCTACCGGGGCAGCTGA